A genome region from Camelina sativa cultivar DH55 chromosome 10, Cs, whole genome shotgun sequence includes the following:
- the LOC104718522 gene encoding type I inositol polyphosphate 5-phosphatase 2 isoform X2 — MKTRRGKRPEKFWPSIVMNKWLNIKPKVYDFSEDEIDTEPESEDDVCSVKDVPNVHCATDDEDSHINSRRGSEADHGSNISDSGGGVRGGYQRKHRRGKSETLRAQYINTKDIKVTVASWNVAGKRPSDELEIDDWLSTDNPSDIYIIGFQEVVPLNAGNIFGAEDRGPIPKWESIIRRTLNKSHKESVYDQPPSCTNNVLHRSHSAPSSPILAQQANSIIADVMVENLVADHSLDLATNEFIDAATALPSLEPERNPNMDWPELALDGNPQIVGSEGKLRRVFSSNAMLGFKLPENPTGASRFASEARHLKRSRSFETLKLSWNDLILKEENDNNSSSSSEAEEAAKTLSDDSSDGDSSSDDDEEEGDKIRNSYGLPEDLVEECRKVKDSQKYVRIVSKQMVGIYVSVWIRRRLRRHVNNLKVSPVGVGLMGYMGNKGSVSISMTLYQSRMCFVCSHLTSGHKDGAEQRRNADVYEIIRRTRFASVLDTDQPRTIPCHDQVFWFGDLNYRLNMPDGEVRKLVAQKRWDELKNSDQLIRELRRGHVFDGWREGAIKFPPTYKYEFDSDRYAGENLREGEKKRAPAWCDRILWLGKGIRQECYKRSEIRMSDHRPVTSIFNVGVEVFDHRKLQRALHVNNAAASAVHPEPSF, encoded by the exons ATGAAAACAAGACGTGGGAAACGTCCTGAG aagtttTGGCCTTCGATTGTGATGAATAAGTGGTTGAACATAAAACCTAAAGTGTACGACTTCAGCGAAGACGAAATTGATACAGAGCCTGAGAGCGAAGACGATG TATGTTCGGTCAAAGACGTCCCTAATGTTCACTGTGCGACTGATGATGAAGATAGCCATATTAATAGTCGTCGAGGAAGCGAAGCTGATCACGGCAGTAATATTTCAG ATAGTGGTGGTGGTGTGAGGGGTGGTTACCAGAGGAAACACCGGCGAGGCAAATCGGAGACTTTGAGAGCTCAATACATTAACACAAAGGATATCAA AGTGACGGTGGCTTCGTGGAACGTCGCCGGAAAACGTCCTTCCGATGAACTCGAGATTGATGATTGGCTCTCTACTGATAACCCTTCAGATATTTACATCATCGG GTTTCAAGAAGTTGTTCCTTTAAACGCTGGGAACATTTTTGGAGCAGAAGACAGAGGTCCTATTCCGAAATGGGAATCGATAATACGTAGAACATTGAACAAATCCCATAAAGAATCAGTTTATGATCAACCACCAAGCTGCACCAACAACGTTCTTCATAGATCTCACAGTGCGCCGTCGTCTCCTATCTTAGCACAACAAGCAAACTCCATTATCGCTGATGTCATGGTGGAGAATCTCGTTGCCGACCACTCGCTTGACTTGGCTACAAACGAGTTCATCGATGCTGCAACGGCTTTACCGAGTCTTGAACCAGAGCGGAATCCTAACATGGACTGGCCGGAACTAGCTTTAGATGGCAACCCTCAGATAGTTGGATCAGAAGGGAAGCTAAGGAGGGTGTTTAGCAGCAACGCGATGCTAGGGTTTAAGCTACCGGAGAATCCAACAGGAGCTAGTAGGTTTGCTTCGGAAGCAAGACACTTGAAACGGTCACGGAGCTTTGAAACGTTAAAGTTGAGTTGGAATGATCTGATTctaaaagaagagaatgatAACAATTCCTCCTCTTCGTCCGAAGCGGAAGAAGCTGCGAAAACCCTGTCTGATGATTCATCAGACGGAGATTCGTCTTCCGATGATGACGAAGAGGAAGGCGACAAGATCAGAAATAGTTACGGATTGCCTGAAGATTTGGTGGAGGAGTGTCGGAAAGTGAAAGATAGTCAAAAGTACGTAAGGATAGTAAGTAAGCAGATGGTTGGGATCTATGTATCGGTTTGGATCCGACGACGGTTAAGAAGACATGTCAACAACTTGAAAGTCTCACCGGTTGGAGTTGGCTTGATGGGTTACATGGGAAACAAG GGGTCAGTGTCGATTAGCATGACATTATATCAATCACGAATGTGTTTTGTGTGTTCACACTTAACTTCCGGCCACAAAGACGGTGCTGAGCAACGACGTAATGCTGACGTCTACGAAATCATACGTCGGACTCGTTTCGCCTCGGTTCTTGACACCGATCAACCAAGAACGATTCCATGTCACGA TCAAGTATTCTGGTTCGGAGATTTGAACTACCGACTTAATATGCCAGACGGTGAAGTAAGAAAGCTTGTGGCACAGAAACGATGGGATGAGCTCAAGAACAGTGATCag TTGATAAGAGAATTAAGGAGAGGGCATGTTTTTGATGGATGGAGAGAAGGAGCGATTAAATTCCCTCCGACCTACAAATACGAATTCGATTCGGATCGTTACGCCGGAGAAAActtgagagaaggagagaagaagagagctccTGCATG GTGTGATAGAATATTATGGCTAGGAAAAGGAATAAGACAAGAGTGTTACAAGAGATCAGAGATAAGGATGTCCGATCACCGGCCAGTGACTTCGATATTTAACGTCGGAGTTGAAGTTTTTGATCACCGGAAACTTCAAAGAGCTCTTCACGTTAATAACGCCGCTGCTTCTGCTGTTCACCCTGAACCTTCTTTTTGA
- the LOC104718522 gene encoding type I inositol polyphosphate 5-phosphatase 2 isoform X1 — protein sequence MKTRRGKRPEKFWPSIVMNKWLNIKPKVYDFSEDEIDTEPESEDDVCSVKDVPNVHCATDDEDSHINSRRGSEADHGSNISDSGGGVRGGYQRKHRRGKSETLRAQYINTKDIKVTVASWNVAGKRPSDELEIDDWLSTDNPSDIYIIGFQEVVPLNAGNIFGAEDRGPIPKWESIIRRTLNKSHKESVYDQPPSCTNNVLHRSHSAPSSPILAQQANSIIADVMVENLVADHSLDLATNEFIDAATALPSLEPERNPNMDWPELALDGNPQIVGSEGKLRRVFSSNAMLGFKLPENPTGASRFASEARHLKRSRSFETLKLSWNDLILKEENDNNSSSSSEAEEAAKTLSDDSSDGDSSSDDDEEEGDKIRNSYGLPEDLVEECRKVKDSQKYVRIVSKQMVGIYVSVWIRRRLRRHVNNLKVSPVGVGLMGYMGNKGSVSISMTLYQSRMCFVCSHLTSGHKDGAEQRRNADVYEIIRRTRFASVLDTDQPRTIPCHDQVFWFGDLNYRLNMPDGEVRKLVAQKRWDELKNSDQLIRELRRGHVFDGWREGAIKFPPTYKYEFDSDRYAGENLREGEKKRAPAWCDRILWLGKGIRQECYKRSEIRMSDHRPVTSIFNVGVEVFDHRKLQRALHVNNAAASAVHPEPSF from the exons ATAGCCATATTAATAGTCGTCGAGGAAGCGAAGCTGATCACGGCAGTAATATTTCAG ATAGTGGTGGTGGTGTGAGGGGTGGTTACCAGAGGAAACACCGGCGAGGCAAATCGGAGACTTTGAGAGCTCAATACATTAACACAAAGGATATCAA AGTGACGGTGGCTTCGTGGAACGTCGCCGGAAAACGTCCTTCCGATGAACTCGAGATTGATGATTGGCTCTCTACTGATAACCCTTCAGATATTTACATCATCGG GTTTCAAGAAGTTGTTCCTTTAAACGCTGGGAACATTTTTGGAGCAGAAGACAGAGGTCCTATTCCGAAATGGGAATCGATAATACGTAGAACATTGAACAAATCCCATAAAGAATCAGTTTATGATCAACCACCAAGCTGCACCAACAACGTTCTTCATAGATCTCACAGTGCGCCGTCGTCTCCTATCTTAGCACAACAAGCAAACTCCATTATCGCTGATGTCATGGTGGAGAATCTCGTTGCCGACCACTCGCTTGACTTGGCTACAAACGAGTTCATCGATGCTGCAACGGCTTTACCGAGTCTTGAACCAGAGCGGAATCCTAACATGGACTGGCCGGAACTAGCTTTAGATGGCAACCCTCAGATAGTTGGATCAGAAGGGAAGCTAAGGAGGGTGTTTAGCAGCAACGCGATGCTAGGGTTTAAGCTACCGGAGAATCCAACAGGAGCTAGTAGGTTTGCTTCGGAAGCAAGACACTTGAAACGGTCACGGAGCTTTGAAACGTTAAAGTTGAGTTGGAATGATCTGATTctaaaagaagagaatgatAACAATTCCTCCTCTTCGTCCGAAGCGGAAGAAGCTGCGAAAACCCTGTCTGATGATTCATCAGACGGAGATTCGTCTTCCGATGATGACGAAGAGGAAGGCGACAAGATCAGAAATAGTTACGGATTGCCTGAAGATTTGGTGGAGGAGTGTCGGAAAGTGAAAGATAGTCAAAAGTACGTAAGGATAGTAAGTAAGCAGATGGTTGGGATCTATGTATCGGTTTGGATCCGACGACGGTTAAGAAGACATGTCAACAACTTGAAAGTCTCACCGGTTGGAGTTGGCTTGATGGGTTACATGGGAAACAAG GGGTCAGTGTCGATTAGCATGACATTATATCAATCACGAATGTGTTTTGTGTGTTCACACTTAACTTCCGGCCACAAAGACGGTGCTGAGCAACGACGTAATGCTGACGTCTACGAAATCATACGTCGGACTCGTTTCGCCTCGGTTCTTGACACCGATCAACCAAGAACGATTCCATGTCACGA TCAAGTATTCTGGTTCGGAGATTTGAACTACCGACTTAATATGCCAGACGGTGAAGTAAGAAAGCTTGTGGCACAGAAACGATGGGATGAGCTCAAGAACAGTGATCag TTGATAAGAGAATTAAGGAGAGGGCATGTTTTTGATGGATGGAGAGAAGGAGCGATTAAATTCCCTCCGACCTACAAATACGAATTCGATTCGGATCGTTACGCCGGAGAAAActtgagagaaggagagaagaagagagctccTGCATG GTGTGATAGAATATTATGGCTAGGAAAAGGAATAAGACAAGAGTGTTACAAGAGATCAGAGATAAGGATGTCCGATCACCGGCCAGTGACTTCGATATTTAACGTCGGAGTTGAAGTTTTTGATCACCGGAAACTTCAAAGAGCTCTTCACGTTAATAACGCCGCTGCTTCTGCTGTTCACCCTGAACCTTCTTTTTGA